One Oncorhynchus keta strain PuntledgeMale-10-30-2019 chromosome 23, Oket_V2, whole genome shotgun sequence DNA segment encodes these proteins:
- the LOC118402077 gene encoding homeobox protein engrailed-2b-like produces the protein MEEDDNRNGERQDSGEEFNRAILPLLQAPGNQQPHRITNFYIDNILRPDFGRRKDGTFNYDENHLNRRENSPRLPPKSGQLGGTVAGEGTSNSRSVGEPKKDIVGDAPLKSRGEIGDQCLSSDSDSSQANSAPSSKPMLWPAWVYCTRYSDRPSSGPRSRKPKKSTTTTTTTTTPSKDDKRPRTAFTAEQLQRLKTEFQTSRYLTEQRRQSLAQELGLNESQIKIWFQNKRAKIKKATGNKNSLALHLMAQGLYNHATSSKDEKSDSD, from the exons ATGGAAGAAGATGATAATCGCAATGGAGAGCGTCAAGATTCGGGCGAAGAATTCAACAGAGCTATTCTTCCTCTTCTTCAAGCACCTGGGAACCAGCAACCGCACCGAATCACGAACTTTTACATTGATAATATTTTGAGACCAGACTTTGGACGGCGGAAAGACGGGACTTTTAATTATGATGAGAATCACCTCAATAGACGAGAGAATAGTCCTCGTCTTCCCCCAAAATCTGGGCAATTAGGTGGGACCGTGGCAGGGGAAGGAACATCGAATTCTCGTTCAGTCGGTGAGCCAAAAAAAGATATTGTTGGAGATGCGCCTCTCAAGTCCCGAGGAGAAATTGGAGATCAGTGCCTAAGCTCCGACTCGGATAGTTCTCAAGCCAATTCTGCACCTTCGTCGAAACCTATGCTCTGGCCAGCCTGGGTGTATTGTACAAGATATTCAGACCGGCCATCCTCAG GGCCAAGATCTCGTAAACCAAAGAAGTCGACCACTACCACGACAACGACGACGACCCCAAGCAAGGATGACAAGCGTCCAAGAACGGCCTTCACAGCAGAACAACTCCAGAGACTAAAAACGGAGTTTCAGACTAGTCGGTACCTGACCGAACAGAGAAGACAGAGTCTGGCACAAGAACTCGGCCTCAACGAATCTCAAATTAAAATCTGGTTTCAAAACAAGAGGGCTAAAATAAAGAAGGCAACCGGGAATAAAAACTCTTTAGCCTTGCACCTGATGGCACAGGGACTATACAATCATGCCACATCATCTAAGGATGAAAAATCAGACAGCGATTGA
- the cnpy1 gene encoding protein canopy-1: protein MAPWIIQIALVAMSILTETTEGKKDTVLYCSACRAIVDELNYSISQIDPKKTIHVGGFRLKPDGSLTDKKVPLARSEANLSELLDGVCGSMSDYALHVDPDTKIKQYKRFAPRSSDAGDFPDFNNFKFDGPEGSNALKFVCESIVEEFEDDIISLFAKETDHVVDKLCNEVSDHCKGTKFQSDEL, encoded by the exons ATGGCACCATGGATTATTCAAATTGCCTTGGTGGCAATGAGTATCTTAACCGAAACTACCGAAGGGAAAAAAGACACGGTGCTGTATTGTTCAG CATGCAGGGCTATTGTTGATGAGCTCAATTATTCAATCAGTCAGATTGATCCGAAGAAGACAATCCATGTGGGAGGCTTCAGACTCAAACCTGATGGGAGCCTGACTGATAAAAAG GTCCCTCTTGCTAGGTCTGAGGCCAACTTGAGTGAGCTTCTGGATGGAGTTTGTGGTAGCATGAGTGACTATGCTCTTCATGTGGACCCAGACACCAAGATAAAGCAATACAAAAGATTTGCTCCAAGAAGTTCTGATGCTGGGGATTTTCCTGATTTTAACAATTTCAAGTTTGACGGCCCAGAGGGATCCAATGCCCTAAAATTTGTG TGTGAAAGCATTGTGGAGGAGTTTGAGGATGATATCATCTCGCTCTTTGCCAAAGAGACAGACCATGTGGTCGACAAGTTATGCAATGAAGTATCAG ATCACTGTAAAGGCACCAAATTCCAGAGTGACGAACTATAG